The DNA sequence AGCAGCAGGTGGGATGCATTTTTATTCTCCAAGAGTATTAAAAAAATTGAGAGAGGTGACAAAACAATATAATGTTCATTTGATTATAGATGAAGTAGCAATGGGATTTGGAAGAACTGGGAAAATGTGGGCTTTTGAACATGCGGGAATTACTCCTGATTTAGTTTCAATTTCTAAAGGGATTTCAGCTGGATATTTACCACTTGCAGCTACAATAGTTACTGATGATATATATAATGCATTTTATGATGATTATAATAAAAACAAAACTTTTTTTCATGGACATTCTTATACAGCAAATCCACTTGCTTGTGCAGCTGGAATAGAAAGTTTAAAGATATTCGAAGAAGATAAGTTATTAGAAAAGGTAAAAGAAACTAGTGAATATTTAGAAGAAAGTATGAAGGTATTTGAAAATAATGAACATATAGAAAACATTAGATGTTTGGGATTAATTGCTGCAATGGATGTAGTTAAAAATAAAAAAACATCCGAAAAATATGACTCTAAAATTAGAATAGGTAAAAAGATATATGAAAAAGGATTTGAACATGGCTTGGTACTTAGACCGGTAGGAGATACAATATATTATTTTTTACCGTTATCTGTAAAAAAAGAGGATATAAAAGAGATAATAAAAAGAACCCAAGATGTGTTGTTGGGGGTTTTATAATTGCAGAAATTTAAAAAAATATGTGAAAAAGAGATTGGAGATTTTATAAAAAAAATAAAAAATACAGATAAAAATTTAGAAGAGTTTAGAATGGATAATTGTGAATATTTTTTGTTTTTTGAAGATGATAATCCAATTGCTTATGCAATTATAGGAAAAGAGAGTGATGAATATTTTTTATATGATTTTTTTGTAAAAAAAGAAGAAAGATTTAGAAATGTAGGAACAAATTTTATGAAAAATATATTTGAAGAATTATCAAAAAATAATGTAGATGAATTTTATTTGAAAAGTTGGGGGAATAATAAATATTTTTTTTTAAGGAATGGATTTATAGAAGAAAACGGGAAAATTTTTATAAAAGATTTGATGATGTCAAAGAAAAGGCAAAAAGAAGGAATGTTTGGAACCATTGTATCTATAGTTGTAAATATATTTTTATCTATATTGAAAATAATGTTTGGAATAATTGGAAAAAGTCATGGATTGATTGCTGACGGGATACATTCATTTTCAGATGTTATAACATCTGTTGTAATTCTTTTTACGTTGAAAATAGCATCAAAACCAGCTGACAACGAGCACCCATATGGGCATGGACAAGCAGAATCAATTGCAGGAAATATGGTTGGAGTGATACTAATAATTACAGCAGTTCAATTGATTATAGAAAATATAAAATATCTTGTAGTTGGGAAGGATAAAACTGTTCCAGAAGGGATAACAATAATTATAGTTGTAATAGCAATTATAATAAAATTCATTTTATATAAATATAAAATGAATATGGCAATAAAATTAAATAATGATGCTATATTAGCAGATGCAAAAGATCATAAAAGTGATGTTATTTCTTCAATTGGAGTATTGGTTGGAATTTTATTAGCAATTAAATTTTCACCGATTTTTGATATATTAACAGGAATTTTAGTTGCAATATTAATAGGTAGGGAAGGAATAGAAGTTGTTATACATACATCTAATAAAATAATGGATGAGCAAGAAAAAAAGTTTATTTCTTCTATAGAAGAAATAGTTGAAAATACAGCTAAAGTATATAATATCCATAATATATTTATGAAAAGATCTGGCGATAAGGTGTATTTGGCTTTTCATATGAGAGTCAATGAAAATATGAGTGTAACAGAATCACATTTTATAGTAGATGAGGTTATGATAAAAATTAAAAATAAGTATAAATTTGTAGAAGATATCATAATACACGTGGATCCGTTAAGGGAAAAAATATAATTAAAAAAATCAAAAAAGTTCTGTCTTGGGCAGAGCTTTTTTGATTGGTGAACAAATGTAGAATTCTAGTTATTTTAGGTTGAAACTATGTTGAAAATATAGTATAATGTATAAGTTATTTTATAATTGGAGGGTTCTATGGGAAGTTTTTTTAAATTAAAGAAAAAGACTCCATCGCAAATTTTGATAAACTCTTTTTTGGTTATTATTTTTATAGGTACAACATTGTTGTCGTTACCTATATCGAAAACTAATAATGGTTCATTTGATATTGTTACAGCTATCTTTACAGCAACTTCAGCAGTATCAGTAACAGGTTTATCAATTGTAGATGTAAGCACTTATTACAATGATTTTGGAAAAGTAATTATTTTGATATTAATTCAACTAGGTGGGCTTGGAATTATGACATTTTCATCTATAATAATGTTGATAATCGGAAGAAGAATAACTTATGAAGAAAAGAAAATTTTGC is a window from the Haliovirga abyssi genome containing:
- the bioA gene encoding adenosylmethionine--8-amino-7-oxononanoate transaminase — protein: MIGERIWLEKDREYVWHPFTQMKDYENKDHVLIERGEGIFLYDYNGKEYYDTISSWWVNVHGHNNVRIKKAIIKQMEKIEHVNFSGFTHTPAIELAERIINLMPKDLTRVFYSDNGSTAVEVALKMSFQYWKNKGFDKKKNFIYFENSYHGDTIGAVSVGGVQGYHGLYKPLLFDSFISEAPNCKKCKYNKEANSCQLECLNGIEKILEENSETISGVIIEPLIQAAGGMHFYSPRVLKKLREVTKQYNVHLIIDEVAMGFGRTGKMWAFEHAGITPDLVSISKGISAGYLPLAATIVTDDIYNAFYDDYNKNKTFFHGHSYTANPLACAAGIESLKIFEEDKLLEKVKETSEYLEESMKVFENNEHIENIRCLGLIAAMDVVKNKKTSEKYDSKIRIGKKIYEKGFEHGLVLRPVGDTIYYFLPLSVKKEDIKEIIKRTQDVLLGVL
- a CDS encoding GNAT family N-acetyltransferase, with amino-acid sequence MQKFKKICEKEIGDFIKKIKNTDKNLEEFRMDNCEYFLFFEDDNPIAYAIIGKESDEYFLYDFFVKKEERFRNVGTNFMKNIFEELSKNNVDEFYLKSWGNNKYFFLRNGFIEENGKIFIKDLMMSKKRQKEGMFGTIVSIVVNIFLSILKIMFGIIGKSHGLIADGIHSFSDVITSVVILFTLKIASKPADNEHPYGHGQAESIAGNMVGVILIITAVQLIIENIKYLVVGKDKTVPEGITIIIVVIAIIIKFILYKYKMNMAIKLNNDAILADAKDHKSDVISSIGVLVGILLAIKFSPIFDILTGILVAILIGREGIEVVIHTSNKIMDEQEKKFISSIEEIVENTAKVYNIHNIFMKRSGDKVYLAFHMRVNENMSVTESHFIVDEVMIKIKNKYKFVEDIIIHVDPLREKI